In one Pseudarthrobacter sp. NBSH8 genomic region, the following are encoded:
- a CDS encoding glycoside hydrolase family 15 protein: MTSEPIANYAMLSDCRSAALVSAAGSVDWLCFPRFDSPSVFGRILGEDAGYWSIRPAGPHTSKRRYLGPTMVLETLHTTAGGTVKVTDALVLGDGNRGHELGAGAPGTLLRQVDCVDGEVEMEVVFAPRPDYGLVLPLLEDTAGGVLVHGGADMLAFSTPVPFEFEDGEARAKPVLQAGDVLGFALHHRNAGPVPPAFWSQADIARRLEDTLEGWGSWSRMHQSYDGPWQELVASSGRILQALTFYPTGAIVAAPTTSLPEVAGGTRNWDYRYTWIRDASMTLQALWVAACPDEAGKFFQFLASAAAGRLSSGDELQIMYGVGGERDLSERELAHLPGWRDSAPVRVGNGAWDQRQLDVYGELLDAAATLPEYLNDLEPGTRQFLADAADAAASRWQSTDQGIWEVRGAPRHYLHSKLMCWVAVDRAIGLAGVLNAEDRVPRWEQTRAQLANSIRMNGWNETVNAYTQAYGSEDLDASVLVLSIVGFVPADDPRMLATIDAIEERLTDSRGLVYRYLADDGLSGEEGTFLLCTFWLAHALALAGRTERARAVFEHAAGYATDLGLLAEEVAPDSNELLGNFPQAFSHIGLVNAAWAIRTAEDKTRATAAVGGNAP; the protein is encoded by the coding sequence ATGACCAGTGAGCCCATCGCCAACTACGCCATGCTCTCCGATTGCCGCTCAGCCGCGCTCGTGAGCGCCGCAGGTTCCGTGGACTGGCTGTGTTTCCCCCGTTTTGATAGCCCCTCGGTGTTCGGACGGATCCTGGGCGAGGACGCGGGTTATTGGTCGATCCGGCCCGCGGGCCCGCACACTTCGAAGCGGAGGTACCTCGGGCCGACGATGGTGTTGGAAACACTCCACACCACAGCCGGCGGGACCGTGAAAGTCACCGACGCCCTGGTGTTGGGAGACGGGAACCGGGGCCACGAACTCGGCGCCGGGGCTCCAGGCACGCTGCTGCGGCAGGTGGACTGTGTCGACGGCGAAGTCGAGATGGAGGTGGTCTTCGCGCCGCGGCCGGACTACGGCCTCGTCCTGCCGCTCCTTGAGGACACCGCCGGCGGAGTCCTCGTCCACGGCGGGGCCGACATGCTGGCCTTCTCCACCCCGGTCCCCTTCGAATTCGAGGATGGCGAAGCGCGTGCGAAGCCGGTTCTCCAGGCCGGAGACGTTCTGGGATTCGCGCTTCACCACCGCAACGCCGGGCCGGTACCGCCAGCGTTCTGGAGCCAGGCGGACATCGCGCGCCGGCTTGAGGACACGCTGGAGGGCTGGGGCAGCTGGTCCCGGATGCATCAAAGCTACGACGGACCCTGGCAGGAGCTGGTCGCTTCCAGCGGCAGGATCCTGCAGGCGTTGACTTTCTATCCGACCGGCGCGATCGTCGCCGCCCCGACGACCTCCCTGCCCGAGGTCGCCGGCGGCACCCGGAACTGGGACTACCGGTACACCTGGATCCGGGACGCCAGCATGACCCTACAGGCCCTGTGGGTGGCCGCCTGCCCGGATGAGGCCGGAAAGTTTTTCCAGTTCCTCGCCTCGGCAGCCGCTGGCCGGCTGAGCAGCGGCGACGAACTGCAGATCATGTACGGCGTCGGCGGGGAACGCGACCTGTCCGAACGCGAACTGGCCCACCTTCCGGGCTGGCGCGACAGCGCCCCGGTCCGGGTGGGCAACGGCGCTTGGGACCAGCGCCAGCTCGATGTCTACGGCGAACTCCTCGACGCCGCCGCCACCCTCCCGGAGTATCTGAACGATCTGGAGCCCGGGACGCGGCAGTTCCTTGCCGACGCGGCCGACGCGGCAGCATCACGCTGGCAGTCCACGGACCAGGGCATCTGGGAGGTCCGCGGTGCTCCCCGGCACTACCTTCACTCAAAGCTGATGTGCTGGGTGGCCGTGGATCGGGCCATCGGCCTCGCCGGGGTCCTGAACGCCGAAGACCGGGTTCCCCGCTGGGAACAGACCCGGGCACAGCTCGCCAACTCGATCCGGATGAACGGTTGGAACGAAACAGTCAACGCCTACACCCAGGCCTACGGCTCCGAAGACCTCGACGCGTCGGTCCTGGTGCTTTCCATCGTGGGGTTCGTGCCCGCCGATGATCCCCGGATGCTCGCGACGATCGATGCCATCGAAGAAAGGCTCACCGACAGCCGGGGCCTGGTGTACCGGTACCTGGCCGACGACGGGCTCTCGGGTGAGGAAGGGACCTTCCTGCTGTGCACGTTCTGGCTGGCCCACGCCCTGGCCCTGGCCGGGCGGACTGAGCGCGCCCGCGCTGTCTTCGAGCATGCCGCAGGCTACGCCACGGACCTGGGACTGCTGGCCGAAGAGGTTGCCCCGGACAGCAACGAGCTGCTCGGCAACTTTCCGCAGGCCTTCAGCCACATCGGCCTCGTCAATGCCGCCTGGGCCATCCGCACCGCCGAGGACAAAACCCGGGCCACTGCCGCCGTCGGGGGTAACGCCCCGTGA
- a CDS encoding NAD(P)/FAD-dependent oxidoreductase — protein sequence MAVENTIVDLLVVGGGTAGIVGAKTAAGFGAQTLLVEQARTGGDCLWTGCVPSKTLLSAAEHATTARALTGRPPEFAAVRKRIFAAINTIEPVDSPEALEAAGVEVLKGALTFRSPGVAEVDGRMIRFRQALIATGGAPVNTGIPGLDPGAAVTSDTIWELDTLPGRLAIVGGGPIACELGQAFARLGSEVTMIVRSRILSKEDPDAADLVRESLASDGVRILENATVENAVTTDSGSRLLLADGASVDTDTVLLATGRAPRTAGLGLERIGVGLDKDGQVITDTRMMTSNPHIWAAGDVTANPQFTHLAGVHASVAASNAVLGLKRQVSSTVPRVTFTSPEVAAVGLTTPDGGLQHRARTVRHTHVDRAVTEDSTGGFTRLIVDRRGKILGGTIVGPRAGESLAELTLAVQRGMTTSDIAGTTHPYPTFSDGVWNAAVADVRERLASPIMRGAMAGLVWFRRRWLDRPVPRLGTGSRR from the coding sequence ATGGCAGTCGAGAACACGATCGTTGACCTCCTGGTCGTGGGCGGGGGAACCGCGGGAATCGTGGGCGCCAAAACGGCGGCCGGGTTCGGAGCGCAAACCCTGCTGGTCGAACAGGCCCGCACCGGCGGTGACTGCCTGTGGACCGGATGTGTGCCGTCCAAGACCCTCCTCTCGGCAGCCGAACACGCCACGACAGCCCGCGCACTGACCGGCCGCCCCCCGGAATTCGCCGCGGTGCGCAAGCGCATCTTTGCCGCGATCAACACCATCGAACCTGTCGACTCCCCGGAGGCACTCGAAGCCGCCGGCGTTGAAGTCCTCAAGGGCGCGCTGACGTTCCGCTCGCCCGGGGTGGCCGAGGTTGATGGCAGGATGATCCGCTTCCGGCAAGCACTGATCGCCACCGGCGGGGCCCCGGTCAACACCGGCATCCCGGGCCTGGACCCGGGGGCCGCCGTGACCTCGGACACGATCTGGGAACTCGACACTCTTCCGGGGCGGCTGGCGATTGTTGGCGGCGGCCCGATCGCCTGCGAACTCGGACAAGCCTTTGCCCGCCTCGGATCCGAGGTCACCATGATCGTCCGCTCCCGGATCCTCTCCAAGGAAGATCCCGACGCCGCCGACCTCGTCCGGGAGAGCCTGGCATCCGACGGTGTCCGCATCCTGGAGAACGCCACCGTCGAGAACGCGGTCACCACGGACAGCGGATCCCGGCTCCTGCTGGCGGACGGCGCTTCCGTTGACACCGACACGGTCCTGCTGGCAACCGGACGCGCGCCCCGCACCGCGGGTCTGGGCCTGGAACGGATCGGGGTAGGCCTGGACAAGGACGGCCAGGTGATCACGGACACCCGGATGATGACCTCCAACCCGCACATCTGGGCCGCGGGAGATGTAACCGCGAACCCCCAGTTCACCCACCTGGCCGGAGTCCACGCGTCTGTGGCGGCGTCGAACGCGGTGCTCGGGCTCAAACGCCAGGTCAGCAGCACCGTGCCCCGGGTGACGTTCACCTCCCCGGAGGTGGCCGCCGTCGGGCTCACCACCCCCGACGGCGGTCTGCAGCACCGCGCCCGGACTGTCCGCCATACCCATGTCGACCGGGCCGTCACGGAGGACTCGACGGGCGGGTTCACCCGGCTGATCGTGGACCGGCGGGGAAAAATCCTGGGCGGCACGATCGTCGGCCCGCGGGCGGGGGAATCCCTTGCTGAACTGACCCTGGCCGTCCAAAGGGGGATGACGACGTCTGACATTGCCGGAACGACCCACCCCTATCCGACCTTTTCGGACGGGGTGTGGAATGCCGCCGTCGCCGACGTCAGGGAGCGTCTGGCCTCGCCAATCATGCGCGGGGCAATGGCGGGGCTGGTCTGGTTCCGGCGCCGCTGGCTGGACCGGCCCGTACCTCGCCTAGGGACCGGTAGCCGGCGATGA
- a CDS encoding class I SAM-dependent methyltransferase, with protein sequence MLGIDALAPTTGQQVLDIGCGTGLNFSLLQERVGSSGTIVGIDRSAEMLHQARRRAQARGWENVILLQADMVLLDPGTIAARIEEGGGAEVSDAALATYSLSLMGDWEQAWTNMTRLLATHARVGVVDLQEPEGWARWLTPLARLACAVGGSDITAAPWQAVEERCVDVVRASARGGHLQIRAGKTTRDK encoded by the coding sequence GTGCTGGGCATCGACGCCCTGGCCCCCACAACGGGCCAGCAGGTGCTGGACATCGGCTGCGGAACCGGGTTGAATTTTTCCCTGCTGCAGGAGCGCGTTGGTTCTTCCGGGACCATCGTCGGCATCGACCGCAGCGCCGAAATGCTCCACCAGGCGCGGCGCCGCGCCCAGGCCCGCGGCTGGGAGAACGTGATCCTGCTCCAGGCCGACATGGTGCTGCTCGATCCCGGGACCATCGCTGCCCGCATTGAAGAAGGCGGGGGAGCCGAGGTTTCGGATGCAGCCCTGGCGACCTATTCGTTGTCCCTGATGGGGGACTGGGAGCAGGCGTGGACGAACATGACAAGGCTGCTGGCCACACACGCGCGCGTCGGTGTTGTGGACCTGCAGGAACCGGAGGGATGGGCGCGGTGGTTGACTCCGCTGGCGCGGCTGGCGTGCGCGGTCGGCGGATCCGACATCACCGCCGCCCCCTGGCAGGCCGTGGAGGAACGGTGCGTCGACGTCGTGCGCGCCTCCGCCCGGGGCGGACACCTCCAGATCCGGGCAGGGAAGACGACACGCGACAAATAA
- a CDS encoding TVP38/TMEM64 family protein has translation MIRLGILLVLVVAAAVVALVFPLPPVEDIRSYFGTAGGWGLAAFILGYAVLTLAPVPKNVLSVAAGLVFGFAGGIAVVFIAAILGSVAAFWLGRWLGREAVEKFTGARVEKVDELLRRRGLAAMIGVRLVPVLPFTAINYTAGLTSIRWWPYFLGTAIGILPGTVSFVTLGAFGLQPGWQLNLALVALGILTVAGLAVAVRRRRKGRATDV, from the coding sequence GTGATTCGGCTCGGAATCCTGCTGGTTCTCGTCGTCGCCGCCGCCGTGGTGGCGCTGGTTTTTCCGCTTCCGCCGGTCGAGGACATCCGGAGCTATTTCGGAACCGCCGGCGGGTGGGGGCTGGCGGCCTTCATCCTGGGCTACGCCGTGCTGACGCTGGCGCCGGTGCCCAAAAACGTCCTCTCAGTAGCCGCGGGGCTGGTCTTTGGGTTCGCCGGCGGCATCGCCGTCGTCTTTATCGCCGCGATCCTGGGGTCTGTCGCCGCGTTCTGGCTGGGCCGCTGGCTGGGCCGGGAGGCGGTGGAGAAATTCACCGGGGCGCGGGTGGAGAAAGTCGATGAGCTGCTGCGGCGCCGCGGCCTGGCGGCCATGATCGGTGTCCGGCTGGTACCCGTGCTGCCGTTTACGGCCATCAACTATACCGCCGGGCTGACCTCCATCCGGTGGTGGCCCTACTTCCTCGGGACCGCCATCGGCATCCTTCCGGGAACGGTGAGTTTCGTGACCCTGGGTGCGTTCGGCCTGCAGCCGGGATGGCAGCTCAACCTTGCCCTCGTGGCACTCGGCATTCTCACGGTGGCCGGGCTGGCGGTCGCGGTCCGGCGACGCCGGAAGGGCAGGGCCACCGATGTTTGA
- a CDS encoding CDP-alcohol phosphatidyltransferase family protein, whose product MEPALGRTAGWLDRPWITPDRLTGLNLVLGLASAVLAAVQWWLPALAAWLLCRVADGLDGPLARRRNARAGTEDNGRGGFWDICADFIVYGATVVGVGIGATAGFSAPWLPFLLVLFAYYINGTAFLAFSSIAEKTGRQLRDGRSLSFLGGLTEGAETVAVHSLWLVLPGAAWEIAAVWALFVTASGVQRIIAGYRSLGEVRAGPASGAGTRPAPPLPRA is encoded by the coding sequence ATGGAGCCAGCTCTGGGGCGGACCGCCGGCTGGCTGGACCGGCCGTGGATCACTCCGGACCGGCTGACGGGCCTGAACCTGGTTCTTGGCCTTGCCAGCGCGGTCCTTGCGGCGGTGCAATGGTGGCTGCCGGCCCTGGCCGCGTGGCTGCTCTGCCGGGTGGCCGACGGCCTCGACGGCCCCCTGGCCCGGCGCCGGAACGCCCGCGCGGGGACTGAAGACAACGGGCGGGGCGGATTCTGGGACATCTGCGCCGATTTCATCGTCTACGGCGCCACGGTGGTCGGCGTCGGGATCGGCGCGACCGCGGGCTTCAGTGCCCCGTGGCTGCCGTTCCTGCTGGTCCTTTTCGCCTACTACATCAACGGTACGGCGTTCCTGGCCTTCTCCTCCATCGCCGAAAAGACCGGCCGCCAGCTCCGGGACGGCCGGTCCTTGTCGTTCCTGGGCGGCCTGACCGAAGGCGCCGAGACCGTGGCCGTGCACAGCCTCTGGCTGGTCTTGCCGGGTGCCGCCTGGGAAATCGCGGCTGTCTGGGCGCTTTTCGTGACCGCCAGCGGCGTCCAGCGGATCATCGCCGGCTACCGGTCCCTAGGCGAGGTACGGGCCGGTCCAGCCAGCGGCGCCGGAACCAGACCAGCCCCGCCATTGCCCCGCGCATGA
- a CDS encoding Crp/Fnr family transcriptional regulator — MNEVDLFADLSAQEIEAMDLMAPARLFRRGELLFSQSQPVTALFILKSGRVRVFRVAEDGKALTMAILEPGAVFGEMMLVGQRMYDNYAEAIEDAAICQLSVDEVERFLLSDPRIAIRISRLLGEQVARLEERLTDLALRPLSAQVASTLLKLGDAAGPPRFGQARTIHLTHEQLAGLLGASREATSKIMGDLTAKKAIRQGRGRIVIQDRDVLRTLARSSS; from the coding sequence TTGAATGAAGTTGATCTGTTCGCTGACCTCAGTGCACAGGAGATCGAGGCCATGGACCTTATGGCCCCGGCCCGGCTGTTCCGCCGCGGCGAGTTGTTGTTCAGCCAAAGTCAGCCCGTCACGGCCCTGTTCATCCTCAAGTCCGGCCGGGTGCGTGTTTTCCGGGTGGCCGAGGATGGCAAGGCCCTGACCATGGCCATCCTGGAGCCGGGCGCGGTGTTCGGGGAAATGATGCTCGTGGGCCAGCGGATGTATGACAACTACGCCGAGGCCATCGAAGACGCAGCGATCTGCCAGCTCAGCGTGGACGAGGTGGAACGGTTCCTGCTCTCGGATCCGCGCATCGCTATCCGGATCTCGCGGCTCCTGGGCGAACAGGTCGCCCGCCTTGAAGAACGCCTCACCGACCTGGCATTGCGGCCGCTCTCGGCCCAAGTGGCGTCCACCCTGCTCAAACTCGGTGACGCCGCGGGGCCGCCGCGCTTCGGGCAGGCCCGGACCATCCACCTGACCCACGAACAGCTCGCCGGCCTCCTCGGCGCCTCACGGGAGGCCACCAGCAAGATCATGGGTGACCTCACAGCTAAAAAAGCCATCCGCCAGGGCCGCGGACGCATCGTCATCCAGGACCGCGACGTCCT